GCACTCCGGGAGGAAGGACTGGGCGTTTTAACAGAGATTGATGTCCAGGCTACGCTCAAGAAAAAGTTGGATGTCGATTTTCATCGCTACAAAATTTTAGGGGCGTGTCATCCGCTGGTGGCTTATCACATGCTGCAAACCGATGACAAAGCCGGGGTGATGTATCCCTGTAATGTGGTGGTGCAAGAGCATGACGATG
The Synechococcales cyanobacterium T60_A2020_003 genome window above contains:
- a CDS encoding DUF302 domain-containing protein, producing MYHFSKVVGVSFDEAIAQVTEALREEGLGVLTEIDVQATLKKKLDVDFHRYKILGACHPLVAYHMLQTDDKAGVMYPCNVVVQEHDDGRVEISAVDPLVMFLMIHRRCCMKEGLRAGEAW